The sequence atcATGTACAGAAGTGATGGTTTGGCTTTAATTAGATCTTTGAATGAGACATAGttatctgttgttttttttaaatcagatttgACAGTGGTGCTCAAAGAAGGTAATAGGAAAAAAATCCAGATCCATTACGTGTATTAATAACAGGTCGTGCAGGGACGGGaaaaagtaatttaataaaAGCCATTCAATATGAATCAATGAGATTGTTGTCAACAGTATGTCATCATCCAGACAACCTTTGTCTTTGTTAACTGCTCCTTTGGCGATTGCTGCATACAACTTGCATGCAGCAACTATTCACAACACGTTTAGCATTGGGAAAGATGTTCACTTACCGTGCACTCCTTTAGGTGAAGAAAAGCCAAACAGTTTGCGTGCTAAATATATTGATCTGCAGATTTTAATAATTGATGAGATATCCGTGGTTGATCACAATCTATTGGCATACATTTATGGTAGACTAAGACAGATTAAACAAACTAGGGATTTTTCCCCATTTGGAAATGTGAGTGAAATTGCTgttggagattttttttctgttgcctCCAGTAAAAGGGAAACCGCTATATGTTGATGACCCGGGTATTAACTTATGGTCTAGTCCATTTTCATAGTCTATAGTGGAACACATCTTTGTCCTACAATTGTAAAGTGAATGGTTTCTTTTCCAGTATTTCAACaacatatgaataaatataaaattatatttcacTCATTTGGCACTCAAAACTGTACTAACTGTTTAAATACAGAACAGTTAGAGCTCAACAGTGCAACCAATTAAGCTACTTTTTCGAGTTAAATTTATCGCATGTGAGCGAGAAATTATTTGGGATCACTTATGCAACTGCATTTGACACCTTGACTTACAAACTTGTATACTGTAGTGTCATATGAATAAATGCTAAAGGATGCATACAACATTATGTACAAATGCCTTTAAAACATTTGTAGAAcatttttttctaacaaatgaGCTTGTCTCATTGTAATTTTGCTGAAACAAATTAAGGTAAATATAGCTTCTTAACATCAACTTCAATATGCCAAGATCAAATTGTGTTATTTGTCGCAGTACAATGAAcattgttcattattttaaGGCAGTAAGATCATCATCTTTATTGGGGACATAAATGGGCACAGAATACCAGGAATGACCCAGATAATGACTTAAACATGGTACTTATTCCTAAGATACTAACAATGTAGTAATACAAAGAATGAGACCAAATGATCAAAGATGGTCAACAAGTGCATGTTTCATACAGAGAATATTGCACTGGAAGGGGGAGTGGTCAGTTAATAATTTTTAActgttaatacatttttcattgatctctgtgctcctaaatttgaCTGTTCCTAAGAAATGTGTAGTATTAGGAATTCTGCTAAACAAATGATAGCATTGAGCCCATATGTTGTTGTTATGCAGGTTTTGCTTTACCATTGATATAGTCTCAAAAAGCAAAAGACACTGGTAGTGGTACTCCTGGTTTACTGGGATGGGGTTCGATTCCCTACGGTGTCCTTGCTTATTGTTGTCACAACTACATACAatgaaaagttatttttattacaattattgCATTTATAAACAATCTCAAAGTCTTCatacaaatacaatataaataatgtatataagtatatacagtcatttcatttaattgaattataGTGATATATATGAAGATATGTTCAAACAATTCTCTTCTTCAAATCAATTCTTACTATTAAAAATGCAATTATGACTAATAATGCTGGGAACATTACATGCAAAATTCTTTAATACTCTGATACTCTTGAACATGTGaacaaatttttgtaaatacttttttgttttatgcatACACACCTCTTCAAAAAGTTGTCTGGCAAAATTATCTGGTAGGAACATCTACTCAAGGACTGGAGCAATTTTGTGATGATGGAGAGTGGGGCTTGGGGCTGTTAGACAATGTTAGAGGTATTCTTTTCACTAGAACTTTTGCAATGTTATATACGGCCTCTTGCCAGATCCTGTCAGAAGATACTTGGTTTCAGACCTAAAGTCCCCAAACCATTGATATTAAGTCTGTCTGATATCCAAAATTAGTTAATACTGAATCTTGTCTAATATCCAAACCTAGTCATCAACCTTTCTATCAGTCCAGAGGTAAATCAGGAATCAAAGGGACAAAAtgatggtaaatatgagcagagtTTATTGTAGGTTTTTAATTGCATCTTTCTCCATGCTTAGTTGGACTTTGTCTGATGAGTAAAGCTCAAGAAATGTTAATATACCAAAGCAAGAGGAATGTAAAATTACTGCTTCACAAGAACATCCTGTGACATTGGAAAGCTTCAAATGGAGACATTCACTCTTATCTCTAACTTACTTGTGAAGACAATACAGCATACAACCTAAAACAGAATCAAAGTATAATTATATGAATTGAAAAGTAATTCATTAATAATGAgtgttaaatgaaatgattaactattaataatgagagatagagagagaaaaaaacattattgaCGTGAATTAAGCACAACACAGATGTATGTGAGCTCTCTCACAGCTACACAGGTTGCCATTTTAAAACTCTGATAAGATCCTTAGATCCTTCAGGGCTAAGAGTAGAACTTTGTATTGGACCTTTGTAGACCTATGTCAGAAATCCTAGCGACATCCCTAGTCCACATCATCATTAACCCTGTAGAGTCTGTAGTGTTTTTTGAGTTCTGGAAATGTTTTGACATTTGCACTTATTTAAAGTCTCAATGAATTCAACAAACTTTAGGCTACAATAATATGTGGGGAACACGTATGTTCACAATTGTACTTTTGAGAAAATCTAGATTAAACATggctattaaaataaaagtaaaaaaaaaaaaaaaaagcttcactgataaatagataaattagtaaaatattaTAAGCTACTCCCAGCCTTTGGCCACTGATCAGCAGCATTTTTTCAAATTTTGTACACCCCTAAAATCCTATACAGCTTAAATGCATTATAGACATAACAACATGACTTTGTAAAGCTGATTTGAAACAATGTGTACTATTAAAAGcactgaaaggaaattctcttatatcatgtactcttttatattatgaactgctattaagacaccttagatacggggaatactgggttatagtttctgtttgtgtgtctctgtgctatcaaatacctatgatgaatgtattcatttaattacctctttgaataagctgatcaactgccatcttTATTATAGCTGAGACATGTATTTTCTATATCTTGAAGAGACTTATTTTCGTAGTGTgctgtgttttgtctaaatctgtctaGCACCTGCATAAGTAGAAATCCGCCTTCTACGCAATgctgttatcaatgtgtataaaaacTCCTGCTCTAGACGAAATAAACGGGAAGTCTCTGTGAATagcatgtgtcagtgtgtgttcatttagactcctCCAGGCGCGCCTGAACTCTCTGTGGTAAatcacactttctagctcatagcagcacagaactaagagttaagTGAAATAAAAGGCTGTAAAGGGCTGACGGAGGTCTGGAAGACATAATCTGAGAGTCCTTGgatacatggaaatctaacaATTTGGTGTCAGAAGTGAGATACTCCGGACCAGGGTAAGTGTTTTTCTGTCTTCCCTGGTGCGGTGTATCCCGAACCCGTTGTggtataatttataattataacTGAGTGATTATCTCTGTCTGTCGATAATCTGTACTCTGGTCCGCTGTAACGTCATGTCTGCCTAataattgtgtttataaactGTAGTATATTACGTAGAATTTGCAAGACCGTCTGTGTGGTTAACCTTAGATtgttgtattagtattattgtgTTACTGTGCGTGTTGTTTTCCAAGTATGGGAGGGTCTCCGTCCACCACGGCTCCCCAGTCTCCTGGAATGACACCCCGAGACTGGATAGAAGCCGTGTTAGGCGGATTATATACGGTTCCATATTTAGATTGCTTACATGGCTGGTCAGAGGCATGCTCGCTGCAGCTCCAAATCATTTCACTCCGTGGTTCTTTTGAGCCGCGTGTATTTGCTCAGATCAAACGAATGATTTATGACAGGGAAAGTGATCCGGATTGGGATTATGAATATATGTCAAAATGTTATATGGAATGGCTTCTCCTACTCCCATTATGgaataaacattataatttaaagGACAAACTACCTAAGGCGTTCCATGTGAATGATAACACACCTCGCGCACCACCATGTAGAACTAAAGTTCCGCTTACGTATGCCACGACTACGCGGAAAAAACCCACATTTTTGTCCGCTCCACAAGTACCTCGTAAATCTCATGCTAAactccccccacacacccagCGCGAGCGCTGTCCTGTCGTGCTCATCTCCAGTTGACCGGTCCTGATTATCGTTTAGGCACATCATGTCATTATAGTAAGAAACCTGGCCACTGGGCTCATGACTGTCGTGCTAAAAAACGAGATCAGCAGCAAGGGAGAGGTCAAGGTGGCCGTGGTCGTGGTTTTATGGTAAGAGGTGGCCTGCAGTATTTTCCTGCACAATCTGTCCCATATTATCAGCCTGGTCAATATCAGCCCGCTCCTCATATGTATGGCCCACCTCCCGTCCCCGCTGCTGCAGGGATGGCGAGGTCCCAACCAAACCATCAGTCAGATACGtttccaccaccacctcctgtACAGCAGGATTATTATTACCACAATCAATAGGGATGCCCACAGAGCTCTTGTATCCCAGTGTGCTGATCATACTTAAACATACCTTTTAATTCTAATTCTctgtgtttccctgtttggaaactgaatgaaagtgttttgaatTCCATGATGACGTTAATCTAAACacagagcgagggagagagagcgcgcgagagagggagaaacgtgtgtgctctgttgctgctctcgCGGACAGAACGGCGTGCTGAAGGATGACGAACAGCTCCTTAACAGACCGTACCAACTGGTGGGAGGAGAAGAAGGGCACATTAACTGTAGTAGTTACGTCATTTTAACGCAAACGAAAGACTTTCTTATTATTtccattatatataatattcaggGACTGTTATGAATATGAGTAAAAATTATTATAACGTTTGAATCATGAATTAATTTTCATGCATGAATCCGTAAATATGCCGGAGTGTCCTTTTAATCTCTTAGCGACTTAATGAGCACACTGCATCTCACACTTGCATTCTCGGGCTCTAAATTTCTACACCTCTGCTTGTGGAAACGGCAGTAAATTATCCTAAATCTCCTAAATCAGCTGTTCAAtgtgtctcactttctctgttcTCTCACAAGGACTCAAGGTTACAGACTCTGCCTAACTTTCTGTGGGCAGACCACAAGGACGAGGTTTGGACATGTGTAGTGTGTTCCTTATCAGGCTAAATCAAAACATTCTCATCTTGTGTATGTAAAACAATATCCCTTATCTGAATCGAAAGCCTGTGAAAGATGTTATTGTTAATTCTCTGTTACAGCAAGGCGTTTTGAAGCCCTGTGTAGGCCCGTATAACACGCCTGTTAATCCTGTTCCCACGCCTGATGGCACGTGACGATTTACACAAGACCTCAGGCGGATCAAGTTGTAATACTGATTTCTCCTATTGTCCTGATGTGTCTTctattattacattaatacCTTCACACCATGCATGGTTTAACGTGGTGGATTTGTGTTCTGCCTTTTCAGTCTTCAGCCACTATTCGCATTCACGCATAGGGGACGCCAGCTGACCTGGACACGCCTGCCACAGGGCTACGTTGACCCCGTGTTTTCTCGTGTGGTGAGACTCCTTGCAAGATCTCCATGACAACGCCCGTGTACTACAATACAGGACAATCTCCTTATCACTGCTGAGTAAGAAGCTGCTGGACTGCAACCTTGAGACTGGTAGAACATCTGGCTCACAAACTATTCAAGGTTTCACGTACAAAATGGCGACTATGTAAAACAGAAgtcaaatatttttgttttctcttatcAAAAGGACAGAGAAGGCTGTCGGACGATCGGATATTGGGGTTGTGATGACTTCTCAGCTGCCCGCTACAAAACATGCAGTGCATGCAGTGGCTGGGAGTGCTCTGTTGGTAGCAGATGCAGAACGATTGCTTTTGTCACATCCTTTGGTGTTGCACACGGCTCATCAGGTGAAACAAGTATTATCCAACATTGAAACACAACATTGGTTATGAGTCCAAAATGCAAAATTTTAAGTAATGTTTAGTCAAGATTACTTGATTGTTTAAGTAAAGACATCATTAGGGTCTACAGTGAAGGGtcacagtggtagcttggcagtactggggcttgaacccccaaccttctgaccGGGAACCCAGATGACATTAACTGTTAAGACACTCCACCATCATAGTTTTAATctcattcacattttttttacttaacttTATCATTGCATATCAAACATacaatttgttttaaatgcaaTAACAATATCAAGGAGTAGAAAATCTACCATATTTTTCACATTCATAACCAAAGTTTTACAAAATTCactaggtgaagattaagtaaTAATCACAGTAGAAAACCAACACTGAAAGGTAagcattttgtcatttatttcttGCAGCAGCAGATCAAAGGATTTAATCTCATCATTTGGAAAtcactcactgctgctgaggatggtccCGTATGGACCGCCtgaagatcattgagattactgagtgTGGTACCACTTAACAACATTTATTTTAGTTCATGGTTGTCCAAAATTTAAGAACAGATAACATCTTTATGATAACTTTATATCTAATGATGCTGCAGTTCTTTTGAGAAAGTGTTTATCGCATCATGTCCTCATTCTCAGTGTGTCAATGTGCTTGTGTCGCAGAAGATTTCTGTTTGTCCTAAAACTCCTCCCACATTGTTAGCAGTGATgcggtttctctcctgtgtgaatgcgctgatgtTTATGGAGACTGTCCTCtcgattaaaactcttcccacactctgaaCAGTGATACGGTTTATTTCCTGTGTGAATGAGCTGGTGTCGTTGGAGAATACTCATCtgtgtaaaactcttcccacattcTGAACAGTGATACGGTTTATTTCCTGTGTGGATGCGCTGGTGTCGTTGGAGATTAATCAATTGTacaaaactcttcccacactgtgagcattgatacggtttctctcctgtgtgaatgcgctggtgtcgtTTGAGAATACTCATCTgtataaaactcttcccacactgtgagcattGATACGGTTTCGCTCCCGTGTGAATGCGCAGGTGTTGTTGGAGCTGACCGTGGGtgttaaaactcttcccacattgTGAACAGTAATACGGTTTcgctcctgtgtgaatgcgctggtgtcgtTGGAGTGTGTCCGCTCgattaaaactctttccacacactaagcagtgatacggtttctctccggTGTGAATGCGCAGATGGTTATGGAGAGAAGCCTTTCTATAGaaacttttcccacactgtgagcagtgatatggtttatctcctgtgtgaatgcgctgatggTTATGGAGATAATCCTTTTTActgaaactcttcccacacaaTGAGCAGTGGTGAATTTCTTGTTTAATTGGTTTGGGAGAGGTGTTCATGTGGGAAATATCAGATGAGATTTGGCGATGATTGGAGCTCTCTGAGGGTTCGACATCCTCACATTTAATTTCATCTGATTTCATCCCAGTTGGATCTCTTGATATTCTTGTGGAGGTAAACTTACACTGCATATGCAACACAGCAGGAGAACACCTGCAACAGGACAGCAGTCATGCCTGGAtcaggaaaaaaagacaaagatgtCAGTGGTTCAATATTTTCAAAAAGTAAATCACATTGCTTTAATTTTAAGCTGAATTTAAGAGTTAAATAAGAGCTTTCCTGTGTGGACCCTGACTTGTGCATTCTGGAGGGGATTTCGGAAGTGCAAAAGAGATTAGTCACTCAGGGCGAACAGTAGCTGCTAACTGATGCTTGCTTGATGTTTAGTTGAAACCAGTTTTAGCATCGGCTGTCAGATAGGAGCTGTAACTGCGTTCCCTTGTTGCTATGAGCTGTTTACATGTTTCTAGATTAAACCGATTCagtcattcatattcagtttcTGTCAGGAGTCACTCGTTAATGATTTGTGAGTTTGTTTTGGTAATTAAAGAGGAATGCTCAGCTGTGAAGCACTCCCACCACAGTACTTTAGAATTGGGAAAACGCATCAGTGGAAGCATCAGCCCTCGTGTGAAGCCCTTGTTGTGTGAAGGCCGAGCTTGTGACCTGTGAGAGTCCACTGAGCAAGGACACCGACATCACACCATTCACACCGCTAAGTAgcacttttttcctctctctacacttcatcaaaaaaaaaaaaaaaaaagacaattagTACTTTGTCGCTCCTGCTCAGGCTTTTATGAcggcctgaattctttgaggtgaaaaatgacttcatcactAAACCTATTTTCTATCACTGCAATGAGAAAAATGATTAAGATTTCAGTGTACACCTGTGCACTGACTGGtgaggtctcccctggtcctttacctgacatgaAACCCAATCTCAcatgtttcattagaacggcaccagacaaaagttccagcattGAACATCACTTTCATCCAGTCATTCTCTTTAGACCACTGGAactgttttttcttctgtttaggtgttagtgctggtttttgTTTGGCTTTTCTATATGTAAATCCCATTTAATTCAGACGATTTCTTACAGTTCCATTACAAACACTGACTCCTGTTTcccccatttgtttttcatttgttttgttgtgcattttctattttcaaggtcTACTGTtttgagttttctatcctgacATTTGCAGTCTTCCTTGGTCTACtcatatgttttccttttataagtttttaatttcttctgtttttctgcatctctcacaataaatagttttagatcttaaaacaaaatacaacataaaacaaaggcaatctgagtaaacacacaacacagtttttatttatttattttactgaaagaaaaagttatccaacacctatcagtctttcacttacttctaggactaggacttactcctgtgctttggatcttTGACTTTCAGTTGAGTTTCAGTTTACGGACTGAACGTCGTATGTGTTGGATTAatttcttgaaggagtttttaaatcctttccattgtttccaTAGACGACTCTCTTGTTGAGGcaatgtttcctttcaaaaagtccaaggttCAGGCCTGTAAGCgctctcttttaactgcagactcatttgcatttttagactttAGACTGCTTTtagtgctggtatttgttttagaaatgcaaattacaatgtgattccatcattttctcCTCTATTTGATCTGGAAAATAACGGGAAAACTGGTATAAACGGGACAATCCAGAGCTAGGTCTGCGTTACTTGTTTTGAATACACTCGGGGGACTTCTTTACCTCCCCGTGTGTAACGCGCTCCAAtccgtggattatcccttactaAACCAGCTTTACTTTAAAGAATTTACCTTGATCTTTACAGCAGAACGCAGTTAACCTCCTCAAATACACCCACAACGGATCAGATGGAACTGTGGAGGTAAAACCCTGtcagaaatatttgaatgtaaagATGCTTAGTAGAGTCGGAGAGCTCAGATCATCAATCAGCAAAACTGCCGCACGTCTTCTTCtatttctgtgaatgtgtggcgGAACGCGACCTAGACGCTCACAGCGACACCTACTGGAGCATTGTATTAGTGCTCCTAATCACCATAACAACAGAAGGCTGTTTTGCTAATATATCCCCAGCTAGCAAGCAGGTACCGATCCACTGGATCATATTAGTCGGTCGGGACCACTGCAGGTCCACACGCAGACCAAATTAACGCTGAtttcaatcaatcagtcaatttttatttctatagcacatttaaaaacaacaaatgttgACAAAAGTGCTTCGCATAATAGCATAAACGGAtcatatacatgtacatttattcatttagcagacgcttttatccaaacgCTTTTAtccacttacaaatgaggataagcgatatatcaagcagagaacaatacaagcagTGCTGCTgaacaagatcttttaattgagttccagaagaagcaaagtgcgcagagtaaaGGTGtaagtgcagaaatatatatatatatatatatatatatatatatatatatatatatatatatatatatatatatatatatatatatattgtgtgtgtgtgtgtgttgtaagtTTGTGCTATTAATAAGTAAAGTTCCTGCAACGGATTATCTTTGTTGTGTGATTCTTTTCACGCCTCCACGGACACTTATAAGCCAAGTCGAAAGCACAACAGTATGTCTGAGTTATTGTAAAACATGTCAGTTcttgttgccagcaggtggcgctatgaaTATAACGGAACATTGGCATGTAGATATCCTCAGGCCATTATTCGATTGAACATTGTATgcttgagttataacaacttcctgtttaatagcagtaaCAGCACGCTTTACcacttagctaagtgttgcTAGAATGTTCTAACATGTTTCTAGCATGTTGCTTCcatgtttagaatttgctggcatACTTTTATATGTTGCTATTAATACattagtgtaaaacatgtcacttcctgttgccagcaggtggcggtataatgaatgaataatggtatgtagatgtcttcagggcAGAATTCGTATCAAAGATGTGAAGTTTGGTGAAGATTGAACATTATGTCTGAGTTAGTGTAAAatatgtcacttcctgttgccagtATGTGGCGCTGAGAAAAATCTAAATGCTGCCTTCCTGTTGACTTTAGGGCATGGGTTTAAGAGAAGTTTTTGTACGTATTGGCATGTTTGACATGTTTACTGAATTTCGTACATGTAGGTGAAACGCAGCGCGAGGTGCACATCTGTGAAGTTCTGTAGGTGGCGCTATCGAGCCATTTTGCCACACTCCATTCTGGAACCCCTATCAGATGTAAATTTTCACCGGTTCTGACGCATCTGCAAAGTTTCGTGAGTTTTCGGGTATGTTTAagccaggggtgtccaatctgatccggaaagggccgggtgtgggtgcaggttttcattccaaccaagcagaagccacatcAAAGGAAGACCAGGGCGAGCTATTTTAGTGAATCATGATTTTGAGTTCAGAACTCTTGAAATCTTaagtttgtgtattttgtagGTAAATAAGTTAAACTAACTTATATTTTTGAGATATGAGCCCAAAATGCAAAATGTTAAGTAATGTTTAGTCAAGATTACTTGATTGTTTAAGTAAAGACATCATTAGGGTCTACAGTGAAGGGTCACAGTGGTGGGTCACAGTGGTAGCTcggcagtactggggcttgaacccccaaccttctgatcaggaaCCCAGATGACATTAACTGTTAAGACACCCCACCATCATAGTTTTAATCTcattcacattttttcccccgtcCAGTAGCTTAACTTTCTCATTGCATATCAAATATacaatttgttttaaatgcaaTAACAATATCAGCGAGTAGGAAATCTACCATATTTTTCACATTCATAACCAAAGTTTTACAAAATTCACTAGGTGAAGGTTAAGTAATAATCACAGTagaaaatcaacacagaaaggtaagcattttatcatttatttcttgCAGTAGCAGATCAAAGGATTTAATCTCATCATTTGGAAAtcactcactgctgctgaggatggtccCGTATGGACCGCctgaagatcactgagattactgagTGTGGTACCACTTAACAACATTTATTTTAGTTCATGGTTGTCCAAAAGTGTAACAATTATTCAGCAGTTATTTAACAATTCTGTCTTAGATTTCCAaaatttaacaacaaataacATCTTTATGATAACTTTATATCTAATGATGA comes from Ictalurus punctatus breed USDA103 chromosome 11, Coco_2.0, whole genome shotgun sequence and encodes:
- the LOC108272237 gene encoding zinc finger protein 239, yielding MQCKFTSTRISRDPTGMKSDEIKCEDVEPSESSNHRQISSDISHMNTSPKPIKQEIHHCSLCGKSFSKKDYLHNHQRIHTGDKPYHCSQCGKSFYRKASLHNHLRIHTGEKPYHCLVCGKSFNRADTLQRHQRIHTGAKPYYCSQCGKSFNTHGQLQQHLRIHTGAKPYQCSQCGKSFIQMSILKRHQRIHTGEKPYQCSQCGKSFVQLINLQRHQRIHTGNKPYHCSECGKSFTQMSILQRHQLIHTGNKPYHCSECGKSFNREDSLHKHQRIHTGEKPHHC